CGGATAGGTCGTTATTAACTCCGAAAAAACGATCGGATTCCTTTTCTTCCATGGAAAAAGCACGGATGACCCGGATTCCGGAGATCACCTCTTGCAAATCACCGTTCAATGCGGATAATTGTTCCTGTTGGTTTTTGGTTGTACGACGGATTCTGTCTGCGAACGCGCTTACCGGGCCTATGACCACTGGAATCACTATAAAGATAAGAAAGAAAAGTTTCCAACTTAACACGAGTAATATGATCAAATGGGTGATAATATAGAAAAAATCATTAACAGCATCTTTTAAATCATTGGAAACAACTTTCCCTACCGTATCGACATCGTTGATCACGCGACTCATAAGTACGCCTGTTTTTTCTTTTACAAAATCATTTAGGGGTAATTCCTGCAATTTTTCATACAGAGAGAGCCTCAGATCCTGGACGGCAAGAAGTCCTGCGGAATTCACATAATAAATCGTGCCGGCAAGACAAATCAATTTCAGAACATAGATGGGAAGTATAATCAGACAAAATAGAAAGACAAGTTCATCGGGATTTTTTTTAGCAAGTTCCGAATTGAGTTTCAATTTTGTTTCCGCAAATTTGAATTCCCAATAAGCAAAACCGGAAAATTCCTTACCGCTCTCTTTCTCAGTCAGGATGGTTTGGTCTTTTTTAGTAAGTGCGATTTGGAATTTATAATTTTCCCCAGTTCCTAAAGAATCAAAAATAGGAATGAGTGAGGTAAGAGAAGCGCCATTAAAAATAGAAACAAAAAGAGAAAGGAATATACCAAAACTCAGTCTGTATTTGTATTTCACTAAGTAAGGCCAAAGTTTTCGGTAAATCTTCACGTATGAGAACCTTTTCCCTCATTTTCCTCATCCTGTCCCTCACTTTTTGCCAAAAGAAGACAACGACTGCAGACGTATCTTTGGGCTTTCCGAGCGATCCTCCGAGCCTAGACCCTCTGTTTGCAACTGATTTGGTCAGTCAAAAACTTTCAGCTCTACTATTCGGTGGACTCTTTCAAATTCAAAATGCCAAACCCGAAATGAATTGGGCAGAAAATTCCAAGTTTTGGAAAGAGAAAAAGGGAATCATTTGGGAAATCCGACTCAAATCGGAACCTCTCGGTCCGAAAACGGAAGATGTAGTTTTTTCCATTCAAAGATTATTACAGGAAAATTCTCCCAGAGGAGGAGATTATAAATTCATAAAAGAGATTTCTGCGGCTTCCGAACCGAATACTATCAAATTTCAGTTAGATGATACTGTAAACGAAGAAGAGGCGAAAGAAAAACTCTCCTTACCCTTCGCTTCTATCTTATCAAAAAAAGACTTTTTGGAAAGAGGGGAATTTCATTCGTTCGGAAAATACCGTCTGGTCTCATGGAAAAAAAACGAATCCCTGGAATTGATAAAAAGAGATTCAAACGATACGGAACTTCCTGATACCGTCCGAATTCGAATTCTTCCCCAATCCACGACTTCCTTATTTCTTTTCCGCAAAGGAGAATTGGATTCCTTCAAACTGACGGATTTTTTATTATCCTCGCCCGATGCGAAAAGCCACAATACGATCGTTAAACGAGGAAGATCCGTTCAGTACGTAGCTATCAATCAAAACAATCCTTGTTTTGATAAAAATTTCCGACACGCACTTAACTTCGCAATACCTAGAGGACTCATCATCGAAAAATTATTGGAAAACAAAGCGGATTTACTGAAAGGTCCGATTGCGATTCCGTTTCTTTCCCAGCTAACAAAAACTAAATCCGATTTGACTCCCGAATTTTACTATGATAAAAACAAAGCTATTTCCCTTTTGAAAAACTCCGCTTGTTTCCCCGGGATCCTGAACCAAACGCTGGAACTGAGAATGCGCGGAGACGATGAAAACCAAGCGAAAGGAAGAGCTATTGAACAAGCACTGAAAGAAATCGGGTTGCAAATCAAACTGAAAGGCATGGAGAAAGCGCCCCTCTATAAAGAAAACGGAGAAGGTAAAGGAGATTTAACGCTACTTACATGGTATGCGGATTACGAATCGGTTTGGAATTTTTTAGATCCGGTTTTTCACGGAGAGAAACCGGGAAACGGAGGGAATAGAGCATTCTATTCCAATCGCGATATTACAAAACTCTTAAACGATAGAAAAGAAAGAAACCTACCGAACGCACTTAAAATAATAAAACAAATCGAAGAAGATGCCCCTTGGATTTTCCTTTGGTCCATCCAGGAGAACTATCTGGTTTCGGATAAGTTCATTCGCTACGCGGGACTTTCTGAGTTTCTATAACGGGAGGCTCCAGCTCTACAGCGTCAACACCAGGAGGCGGTTCCTTACCATTTTGCAGCTGATAGGTGGAAATCTCGGATTCGTCTTCTTCGCCGTCACCTACGATTGTTTGCGGAGGGATCTCCGGCTTTGCAAATCCTGCTCTTTTCTGAGGAAGATCTCCAATATAATAAAACTGAGAGTAGAGAGGTAACTTGCAAATATAGGATGGAGAAGATTCCAAAAGAGTTCCATCATCCGCACATACGTCCACCTTTACGAAATCACCTACGAAACTAGGGATAAGTTGATTTCCAAATCCGATCTTCGATTTGACACCTTGCACATAACGAAGCCAAATACCACCGGATACACCCGAGCCGGAACCCGGGAAAGGGGCGCCTTCATCATGACCAACCCAAACAACTGTTACATTTCTTGGAGCGAGACCTGCAAACCAAACGTCTCGAACTCCTTTGATTCCCATCCACTTGCTCTTTTTGGTTTTAGGAGATTGGACTGTTCCCGTTTTGCCTGCAAATAAGTTCACTTCTCCTTCTTTCTTTTTCAAAGTCATCGTTCCTTCTTCCGTCAGAACGGATTCAAGAGTGTTAATTGCCATGGCACAAGCTACCGGATCTAATATTTGTTCGGCGGCTTCATTTGGAATTGTTTGATAAAATTCGTTTCCGTCCAAGTCGGTGATCTTTATGATTTTTCTGGGAGTTACTCTTCTTCCCCCGTTTGCAAGGGTTGCATAAATCAGGGAAAGCTCCATCGGAGAAAGTTCCCCTGAACCGAGAGCAAGCGAAAGATTTTTCTGAAATCTGGATTCGATTTCTTCTTCGCTCAAAAAAAGAATCTGTCCCAGTTTTGAGAGAAAATAATTCACACCTACTTCATTCAACAATTTTACCGAAACGGTATTAACCGATTGAGCAAGTGCAGTTCGAACCGTGATCTCTCCTCTATAACCTTTGTACCAGTTCTTAGGAGAATATCCCGAAAAATCCAATTTCTCATCTTTGATTTTGGAAGATGGATTTACAATTCTCTTCTCGTAAGCAAGTGCATATACCAGCGCTTTGATGGTAGAACCTGGCTGTCTGCGAGCGTCTTCTGCTCTGTTGAACCGAAAACTATTTGATATTTTATATCCACCGACTAATGCTTCTATATCGCCTGTTTCAGGATCCATTGAAATCACGGAACCGCTCATCTGCGGAAGGATTTGTTTTGTAACTTCCGCAAGTTCCGGTTTGCCTTT
The nucleotide sequence above comes from Leptospira kobayashii. Encoded proteins:
- a CDS encoding ABC transporter substrate-binding protein; translated protein: MRTFSLIFLILSLTFCQKKTTTADVSLGFPSDPPSLDPLFATDLVSQKLSALLFGGLFQIQNAKPEMNWAENSKFWKEKKGIIWEIRLKSEPLGPKTEDVVFSIQRLLQENSPRGGDYKFIKEISAASEPNTIKFQLDDTVNEEEAKEKLSLPFASILSKKDFLERGEFHSFGKYRLVSWKKNESLELIKRDSNDTELPDTVRIRILPQSTTSLFLFRKGELDSFKLTDFLLSSPDAKSHNTIVKRGRSVQYVAINQNNPCFDKNFRHALNFAIPRGLIIEKLLENKADLLKGPIAIPFLSQLTKTKSDLTPEFYYDKNKAISLLKNSACFPGILNQTLELRMRGDDENQAKGRAIEQALKEIGLQIKLKGMEKAPLYKENGEGKGDLTLLTWYADYESVWNFLDPVFHGEKPGNGGNRAFYSNRDITKLLNDRKERNLPNALKIIKQIEEDAPWIFLWSIQENYLVSDKFIRYAGLSEFL
- a CDS encoding transglycosylase domain-containing protein, coding for MNNKETWVLFLRALGEHSIDFLKKLWEKRVTLVISGSILFVFLSAFFLGGAYVVWSGEQARVERSLEKYRSEVSNFYDNFQPKSIKILDRGGKVIGEFYRRNFRPIRTDNLKKHHMILWAVLSSEDREFYSHGGVNYAAIGRAVFTNLIQFRLSQGGSTITQQLAKLTLNLGKRSLFNKLTELYCTFYIESQFSKEEILAMYLNQIFLGEGNTGVEEAARYYFRKPATELTPEEAAMLVGTIPAPSVYNPIRNLGIALSRQKRVLYDMARNPELNPDQSEIPKKFGESIEPNVKKFKIFYKVKEYKGEEGEPKYSSDIGKYGADKDFRINLAPDFNAEVRRFVLESFSNEDLEERGLLVYSTLDLDKQRMAEESLRIGVDSVRADLVKQERELEAKGKPELAEVTKQILPQMSGSVISMDPETGDIEALVGGYKISNSFRFNRAEDARRQPGSTIKALVYALAYEKRIVNPSSKIKDEKLDFSGYSPKNWYKGYRGEITVRTALAQSVNTVSVKLLNEVGVNYFLSKLGQILFLSEEEIESRFQKNLSLALGSGELSPMELSLIYATLANGGRRVTPRKIIKITDLDGNEFYQTIPNEAAEQILDPVACAMAINTLESVLTEEGTMTLKKKEGEVNLFAGKTGTVQSPKTKKSKWMGIKGVRDVWFAGLAPRNVTVVWVGHDEGAPFPGSGSGVSGGIWLRYVQGVKSKIGFGNQLIPSFVGDFVKVDVCADDGTLLESSPSYICKLPLYSQFYYIGDLPQKRAGFAKPEIPPQTIVGDGEEDESEISTYQLQNGKEPPPGVDAVELEPPVIETQKVPRSE